In Caloenas nicobarica isolate bCalNic1 chromosome 5, bCalNic1.hap1, whole genome shotgun sequence, a single genomic region encodes these proteins:
- the POLR2L gene encoding DNA-directed RNA polymerases I, II, and III subunit RPABC5, with amino-acid sequence MQQVPTGPRTRRRSGGGSALCRWHGRCRRSPLPVPPLSAPGAPAATQHAKRENKPAPRAHSLEPLGTPYARPLPPRHPPQEQRWAAAPPRPAFFRLAAVVAPRQPFRYSAKMIIPVRCFTCGKIVGNKWEAYLGLLQAEYTEGDALDALGLKRYCCRRMLLAHVDLIEKLLNYAPLEK; translated from the exons ATGCAACAAGTGCCCACCGGCCCGAGAACGAGGAGGAGAAGCGGGGGCGGCTCCGCGCTCTGTCGCTGGCACGGCCGGTGCCGCCGCTCTCCGCTCCCGGTGCCGCCGCTCTCCGCTCCCGGCGCCCCAGCCGCCACTCAGCACGCGAAACGCGAAAACAAGCCCGCCCCGCGCGCGCACTCTCTTGAGCCGCTCGGGACGCCGTACGCCCGGCCGCTACCACCCCGCCACCCTCCGCAGGAACAGAGGTGGGCCGCagcgccgccccggcccgcctTCTTCCGCCTCGCCGCAGTGGTAGCGCCCCGGCAGCCGTTCCG CTACAGCGCAAAAATGATCATCCCAGTCAGATGTTTCACATGCGGCAAAATAGTTGGAAACAAGTGGGAAGCCTATCTTGGCCTTCTGCAAGCAGAATATACGGAAGG GGATGCCCTTGATGCCCTTGGTTTGAAGAGATACTGCTGCCGCAGAATGCTTCTAGCCCACGTGGATCTGATTGAGAAGCTTTTGAATTATGCACCCCTGGAGAAATGA